A genomic segment from Nocardiopsis sp. Huas11 encodes:
- a CDS encoding anti-sigma factor translates to MTSHPDVEALAFFAEDLLDSDDKRTVAAHIDSCATCAATLDELAGVTRVLAGAPAPELPEDVADLIDRRLAEAAREPVTAEVDGTDADADSDTRTASGGVSSDDGVSDLAPVTPINRRRRAFGLPQLLIAAAAAVFVVGGGAAVLTEVLQPSTDHAGDTAADAPLEAQEEETLQDMGRSYRPVVLASETVYTEAELAAQAGAVLESAPADEDGGAQPQSGHDSAHQGLEECASRLSEAFDTRVTLVDDAHYGPGSERAWVLYAPADDDRIRVYVLDPRCVQEDDIARSVLAETTVDAR, encoded by the coding sequence GTGACGTCCCATCCTGACGTGGAGGCACTCGCGTTCTTCGCCGAGGATCTGCTGGATTCCGACGACAAGCGCACGGTCGCCGCCCATATCGATTCCTGCGCCACCTGTGCGGCGACCCTGGACGAGCTCGCCGGGGTGACCCGTGTCCTGGCCGGGGCTCCGGCACCGGAGCTTCCGGAGGACGTGGCCGACCTCATCGACCGGCGCCTGGCCGAGGCCGCACGCGAACCCGTGACCGCCGAGGTCGACGGCACCGACGCCGACGCCGATTCCGACACCCGCACCGCTTCCGGTGGCGTTTCATCCGACGACGGGGTCTCCGACCTCGCCCCGGTCACACCGATCAACCGCCGCAGGCGCGCCTTCGGCCTGCCCCAGCTGCTGATCGCCGCCGCCGCCGCGGTCTTCGTCGTCGGCGGCGGTGCGGCGGTCCTCACCGAGGTGCTCCAGCCGTCCACGGACCATGCGGGCGACACCGCCGCCGACGCACCGCTGGAGGCCCAGGAGGAGGAGACGCTCCAGGACATGGGGCGGTCCTACCGCCCCGTCGTGCTGGCCAGCGAGACGGTCTACACCGAGGCCGAACTGGCCGCCCAGGCCGGCGCGGTGCTGGAGTCCGCTCCGGCCGACGAGGACGGCGGCGCGCAGCCGCAGTCCGGCCACGACTCGGCCCACCAGGGGCTGGAGGAATGCGCGTCACGCCTCAGCGAGGCCTTCGACACCCGGGTCACGCTGGTGGACGACGCCCACTACGGGCCCGGCTCCGAGCGCGCGTGGGTGCTGTACGCCCCCGCCGACGACGACCGGATCCGCGTGTACGTCCTCGACCCCCGGTGCGTCCAGGAGGACGACATCGCGCGGAGCGTGCTGGCGGAGACCACCGTCGACGCCCGCTGA
- a CDS encoding ParA family protein, whose product MSVRGSEEPWPRPASCRVISVANQKGGVGKTTTTVNIAAALAMHGQRVLVVDLDPQGNASTALGMERGTQTRSIYHCLVEDEDIRNLAQPVPNIPNLWCAPATIDLAGAEIELVSLVARESRLKRAFSAYDTSELDYILIDCPPSLGLLTVNAMVACDEVMVPIQCEYYALEGLGQLLHNVKLVQSHLNPGLAVSTILLTMYDGRTRLSQQVADEVRSHFGELVLQTLVPRSVRVSEAPSFGESVMTYDPASTGAVAYLEAAREMAFRAETVGG is encoded by the coding sequence ATGTCGGTCCGCGGCAGCGAGGAACCCTGGCCCCGGCCGGCGTCCTGCCGGGTGATCAGTGTCGCGAACCAGAAGGGCGGAGTCGGCAAGACCACGACGACCGTCAACATCGCGGCCGCGCTGGCCATGCACGGCCAGCGCGTCCTCGTCGTCGACCTCGACCCCCAGGGCAACGCCTCCACCGCACTCGGCATGGAGCGCGGCACCCAGACCCGTTCGATCTACCACTGCCTGGTCGAGGACGAGGACATCCGCAACCTCGCCCAGCCGGTGCCGAACATCCCGAACCTGTGGTGCGCTCCCGCCACCATCGACCTCGCCGGCGCGGAGATCGAACTGGTCTCCCTCGTCGCGCGCGAGTCCCGTCTCAAGCGGGCCTTCTCCGCCTACGACACCTCCGAACTCGACTACATCCTCATCGACTGCCCTCCCTCGCTCGGCCTGCTCACGGTCAACGCGATGGTGGCGTGCGACGAGGTCATGGTCCCGATCCAGTGCGAGTACTACGCGCTGGAGGGGCTGGGCCAGCTGCTGCACAACGTCAAGCTCGTCCAGTCCCACCTCAATCCCGGGCTGGCGGTCAGCACCATCCTGCTGACGATGTACGACGGCCGGACCCGGCTCTCGCAGCAGGTGGCCGACGAGGTCCGCTCCCACTTCGGGGAGCTCGTCCTGCAGACGCTCGTTCCGCGGAGCGTGCGCGTGTCCGAGGCGCCCAGCTTCGGGGAGTCGGTGATGACCTACGACCCCGCGTCGACGGGGGCGGTGGCCTATCTCGAGGCCGCTCGGGAGATGGCGTTCCGGGCGGAGACGGTCGGCGGCTGA
- the rsmG gene encoding 16S rRNA (guanine(527)-N(7))-methyltransferase RsmG, whose amino-acid sequence MSSGSEETAPTAPTVQAETVFGDSLPKARRFAELLADDGVRRGLIGPREVPRLWERHLINCAVVEELIPEGASVVDVGSGAGLPGLVLGLLRPDIRMVLLEPLLRRTVFLNEAVELLDLPNVEVRRGRAEEVRGELIADFVTARAVAPLPRLAGWALPLLRKDGSLLALKGEQAEAELAAAEKEVSKLRPSVCDVIRVGHGKVEPATTVVRVTVTSEGGPPPRGGKKKRGRKR is encoded by the coding sequence ATGTCCTCGGGCTCTGAGGAGACCGCTCCGACCGCTCCGACCGTGCAGGCGGAGACGGTGTTCGGGGACTCGCTGCCGAAGGCGCGGCGCTTCGCCGAACTCCTCGCGGACGACGGTGTCCGGCGCGGCCTCATCGGCCCGCGCGAGGTTCCGAGGCTGTGGGAGCGGCACCTCATCAACTGCGCCGTGGTGGAGGAGCTGATCCCCGAGGGCGCGAGCGTGGTCGACGTCGGCTCCGGCGCCGGACTGCCCGGCCTGGTGCTCGGCCTCCTTCGTCCCGACATCAGGATGGTGCTCCTGGAACCGCTCCTGAGGCGGACGGTCTTCCTCAACGAGGCGGTCGAGCTGTTGGACCTGCCGAACGTGGAGGTGCGCCGGGGGAGGGCCGAGGAGGTGCGCGGCGAGCTGATCGCGGACTTCGTGACCGCCCGCGCGGTCGCTCCGCTGCCCCGGTTGGCGGGGTGGGCGCTACCGCTCCTGCGCAAGGACGGCAGTCTCCTCGCGCTCAAGGGGGAGCAGGCCGAGGCCGAACTGGCGGCGGCCGAGAAAGAAGTGTCGAAACTGCGCCCTAGCGTCTGCGATGTCATCCGGGTCGGCCACGGTAAGGTCGAACCCGCTACCACGGTCGTCCGCGTCACGGTGACATCCGAGGGTGGTCCGCCGCCGCGGGGCGGAAAAAAGAAGCGCGGACGGAAGAGGTGA
- a CDS encoding ParB/RepB/Spo0J family partition protein — translation MSQQRRALGRGLGTLIPQGPSEKAPEPEAVEDSAPPAPAGLPDGTYLEEVAVDAITRNPRQPRHHFDDQALEELRDSITEVGLLQPVVVRKVEDGDEPRYELIMGERRWRASRDAGLERIPAIVRSTSDDALLLDALLENLHRQELNPLEEAAAYQQLLDDFGATHDVLAQRVGRSRPHITNTLRLLNLPPKVQSRVAAKVLSAGHARALLRVEDPELQDRLAARVVQEGLSVRSLEEVISLREEPEPDRQPRAAKAGRVPNPPQIEEWATRFADRLDTTVKVDMGKKKGKIVVEFATPEDLERIIAQIG, via the coding sequence GTGAGCCAGCAACGGCGCGCACTGGGCAGGGGGTTGGGGACACTCATCCCGCAGGGCCCGAGTGAGAAGGCGCCCGAACCGGAGGCGGTCGAGGATTCGGCTCCTCCCGCCCCCGCCGGTCTGCCGGACGGGACGTACCTGGAGGAGGTGGCGGTCGACGCGATCACGCGCAACCCCCGCCAGCCCCGCCACCACTTCGACGACCAGGCGCTGGAGGAGCTGCGCGACTCCATCACCGAGGTCGGGCTGCTCCAGCCGGTGGTGGTCCGCAAGGTCGAGGACGGCGACGAGCCGCGGTACGAGCTCATCATGGGGGAGCGGCGCTGGCGCGCCAGCAGGGACGCCGGCCTGGAGCGGATCCCGGCGATCGTCCGCAGCACGAGCGACGACGCCCTGCTCCTGGACGCCCTCCTGGAGAACCTGCACCGACAGGAGCTCAACCCCCTGGAGGAGGCGGCCGCCTACCAGCAGCTGCTGGACGACTTCGGGGCGACCCACGACGTCCTCGCGCAGCGGGTCGGCCGCTCGCGGCCGCACATCACCAACACCCTGCGTCTGCTCAACCTGCCGCCGAAGGTGCAGTCGCGGGTGGCGGCGAAGGTGCTGAGCGCGGGGCACGCGCGGGCGCTGCTGAGGGTCGAGGACCCCGAGCTCCAGGACCGCCTGGCCGCGCGCGTGGTGCAGGAGGGCCTGTCCGTCCGGTCGCTGGAGGAGGTCATCTCCCTCAGGGAGGAGCCCGAGCCCGATCGTCAGCCGCGTGCGGCCAAGGCGGGCCGGGTGCCCAACCCGCCGCAGATCGAGGAGTGGGCGACGCGTTTCGCCGACCGCCTGGACACCACCGTGAAGGTGGACATGGGCAAGAAGAAGGGCAAGATCGTCGTGGAGTTCGCGACGCCGGAGGACCTCGAGCGGATCATCGCCCAGATCGGTTGA
- a CDS encoding R3H domain-containing nucleic acid-binding protein, with translation MADAPEAEFDVEALENEGDIAADYIEGLLDIADFDGDIDMDVEGDRALVSVVGATLDELIGENGEVLEALQELTRLAVHRATGERSRLMLDIGGFREGRRKVLFQIGSEAAARVKESGEIEPLEPMTPFERKVVHDAVAAAGLRSESEGEEPNRYVVVHPAD, from the coding sequence GTGGCTGACGCGCCTGAGGCCGAGTTCGACGTCGAGGCCCTGGAGAACGAGGGCGACATCGCCGCGGACTACATCGAGGGACTCCTCGACATCGCGGACTTCGACGGTGACATCGACATGGACGTGGAGGGCGACCGTGCGCTCGTGTCGGTCGTCGGAGCCACTCTGGACGAGCTCATCGGCGAGAACGGTGAGGTTCTGGAGGCCCTCCAGGAGCTGACCCGTCTGGCCGTCCACCGGGCGACCGGTGAGCGCAGCCGTCTGATGCTCGACATCGGAGGCTTCCGCGAGGGCCGCCGCAAGGTGCTCTTCCAGATCGGCTCGGAGGCGGCGGCGAGGGTCAAGGAGTCCGGTGAGATCGAACCCCTGGAGCCCATGACCCCGTTCGAGCGCAAGGTCGTCCACGACGCGGTCGCGGCGGCCGGCCTGCGGAGCGAGTCCGAGGGCGAGGAGCCCAACCGCTACGTGGTCGTGCACCCCGCCGACTAG
- the trxB gene encoding thioredoxin-disulfide reductase translates to MSDVRNVIIIGSGPAGYTAAVYAARAELRPLVFEGSITAGGALMNTTDVENFPGFPDGIMGPDLMDNLRKQAERFGAELVPEDVTEVDLTKPVKEVTAGGETFLAHTVILATGSGYRELGVPGEKELSGRGTSWCATCDGFFFRDQDIAVAGGGDTAMEEALFLTRFAKSVTVIHRRDELRASRIMAERALANDKISFLWNTEVKEVLGTERVTGLKVFDNKTNETSTLDVTGLFVAIGHDPRVELFNKQIELDDEGYVRVDAPSTRTNRAGVFAAGDVVDHQYRQAITAAGTGCSAALDAERYLADMGN, encoded by the coding sequence GTGAGTGACGTCCGCAATGTCATCATCATCGGATCCGGGCCGGCCGGATACACCGCGGCCGTCTACGCCGCGCGTGCCGAGCTGCGGCCCCTGGTGTTCGAGGGCTCCATCACCGCCGGTGGTGCGCTCATGAACACGACCGATGTCGAGAACTTCCCCGGCTTTCCCGACGGCATCATGGGACCGGACCTCATGGACAACCTGCGCAAGCAGGCCGAGCGCTTCGGCGCCGAACTCGTCCCGGAGGACGTCACCGAGGTCGACCTCACCAAGCCCGTGAAGGAGGTCACGGCCGGCGGTGAGACCTTCCTCGCGCACACGGTCATCCTGGCCACCGGATCGGGCTACCGCGAACTCGGCGTCCCCGGCGAGAAGGAACTGTCCGGCCGCGGCACCTCCTGGTGCGCCACGTGCGACGGCTTCTTCTTCCGCGACCAGGACATCGCGGTCGCGGGCGGCGGCGACACCGCCATGGAGGAGGCCCTCTTCCTCACCCGCTTCGCCAAGTCGGTCACCGTCATCCACCGTCGGGACGAGCTCCGCGCCAGCCGCATCATGGCCGAGCGCGCGCTGGCCAACGACAAGATCTCGTTCCTGTGGAACACCGAGGTCAAGGAGGTGCTCGGCACGGAGCGCGTCACCGGCCTCAAGGTGTTCGACAACAAGACCAACGAGACGAGCACGCTGGACGTCACCGGCCTGTTCGTCGCGATCGGCCACGACCCGCGCGTCGAGCTGTTCAACAAGCAGATCGAGCTGGACGACGAGGGCTACGTCCGCGTCGACGCCCCCTCCACCCGCACCAACCGCGCGGGCGTGTTCGCGGCGGGCGACGTCGTCGACCACCAGTACCGCCAGGCGATCACCGCCGCCGGCACCGGTTGCTCCGCCGCGCTGGACGCCGAGCGCTACCTCGCCGACATGGGCAACTAG
- a CDS encoding response regulator transcription factor codes for MIGVLLVDDQPLVRTGVRSLLERDGDIEVVGESEEGRTALADMDRLRPDVVLLDLQMPVMDGLAVLRERRRRVDTSPGRHADTRIVVLTTFGEDDNVFTALRLGASGFVLKDAAPRELREAVRTVAAGEALLSPGVTRRVIERLADTSVAPEAAARLDVLTDRERDVLALVGRGMSNQEIGADLHLSPATARTHVGRLLAKLGARDRVGLVVIAYETGLVRPGAQN; via the coding sequence ATGATCGGGGTCCTGCTGGTCGACGACCAGCCCCTGGTCCGCACGGGCGTGCGGTCGCTGCTGGAGCGCGACGGCGACATCGAGGTGGTGGGCGAGTCCGAGGAGGGACGTACGGCGCTCGCCGACATGGACCGCTTGCGACCGGACGTGGTGCTCCTGGACCTGCAGATGCCGGTGATGGACGGACTGGCGGTGCTGAGGGAACGGCGTCGACGGGTCGACACGTCGCCAGGTCGACACGCCGACACCAGGATCGTCGTCCTGACCACCTTCGGGGAGGACGACAACGTGTTCACCGCGCTGCGGCTGGGAGCGTCGGGGTTCGTCCTCAAGGACGCGGCCCCGCGCGAACTGCGCGAGGCGGTGCGCACGGTGGCGGCCGGCGAGGCGCTGCTGTCGCCCGGCGTGACCCGGAGGGTCATCGAACGCCTCGCGGACACCTCGGTCGCACCGGAGGCCGCGGCGCGGCTGGACGTGCTCACCGACCGCGAGCGCGACGTCCTGGCCCTGGTCGGCCGCGGCATGTCCAACCAGGAGATCGGTGCGGACCTGCACCTGAGCCCGGCGACCGCGCGCACCCACGTGGGGCGCCTGCTGGCCAAGCTCGGGGCCCGCGACCGCGTCGGCCTCGTGGTGATCGCCTACGAGACGGGGCTGGTCCGCCCGGGGGCGCAGAACTGA
- the sigM gene encoding RNA polymerase sigma factor SigM produces the protein MDAVHELPDRELLTRHSQGDDQAFAVLVRRHRERLWAVSIRMMGDREEAADALQDAFLSAFRAADRFRGEAQVSTWLHRIVVNACHDRLRRRKVRPATPTEDDTLDVLSNERLGRAGGGPDHAAQTEARLDVQAALDLLPLDQRLALTLVDMLGYRVEEAAQILEVASGTVKSRCARGRAKLLPSLAHLRNPQPPRDVTSGRGGATPS, from the coding sequence ATGGACGCGGTCCACGAGCTTCCTGACCGGGAACTCCTGACAAGGCACTCCCAGGGCGACGACCAGGCCTTCGCGGTCCTGGTCCGTCGGCACCGGGAGCGCCTTTGGGCTGTCTCCATCCGGATGATGGGCGACCGCGAGGAGGCCGCCGACGCTCTGCAGGACGCCTTCCTGTCCGCGTTCCGCGCCGCCGACCGCTTCCGCGGCGAGGCCCAGGTGAGCACGTGGCTGCACCGCATCGTGGTGAACGCGTGCCACGACCGCCTGCGCAGACGCAAGGTCCGCCCGGCCACCCCGACCGAGGACGACACACTCGACGTGCTGTCCAACGAGCGGCTCGGCCGGGCCGGCGGCGGCCCCGACCACGCCGCGCAGACCGAGGCCCGCCTGGACGTCCAGGCCGCGCTCGACCTGCTCCCCCTCGACCAGCGGCTGGCCCTCACCCTGGTCGACATGCTCGGCTACCGGGTCGAGGAGGCCGCCCAGATCCTCGAAGTGGCATCGGGCACGGTCAAGAGCAGGTGTGCGCGAGGTCGCGCGAAACTTCTTCCCTCCCTGGCTCATCTAAGGAACCCTCAGCCCCCGCGAGACGTCACATCTGGGAGAGGAGGTGCCACCCCATCGTGA
- a CDS encoding protein kinase family protein: MSTFLIEPGAKLANRYRLDTVVTDTGGATRWKATDETLARPVAVWTFAEGFPRTSEVVRAARATSRIPDARVTQVFDADDTGPIPYVVEEWVIGSSLAELLAQGPMAPERAAGLVAEAAEAIAAAHAGGLTHLCLAPDKLMWSSGGAVKVIGIGVDAALRGAGAGNAAAIDAQGLGALLYAGLTGHWPGGAQSGLPAAPQGPAGTYPPGQVRPGLPEPLATITARAALPQLAGQMVPGPPILSPADLCTALAEVPRLIPLPVAPAESAPPPEHGTSRRTGEFDPTGSGSRRSMRGSTTADTRSERPDPSRMDRRASRSQASPKRFLIGVLAVVLFVGVVAGAWTIGVSLRPTDDTPVDPSAGSADDPADTEDLTALEIARSDGYDPLGDGSEHGDNAGLAHDGDATTDWSTEGYTDPLEIQKEGVGLKLDLGASQDVHTVQLTLPEADHAVQVRVGDSDAVSDPATLDEHLPTAWEGNVNGTETIEIEGGATGQYVVIWFTELPQVGPKWRGTIYEVEVLGA, encoded by the coding sequence ATGAGCACCTTCCTGATCGAGCCCGGGGCCAAGCTGGCCAACCGCTATCGTCTCGACACCGTGGTGACCGACACCGGCGGGGCGACCCGCTGGAAGGCCACTGACGAGACACTGGCCCGCCCCGTCGCGGTGTGGACCTTCGCCGAGGGCTTCCCCCGGACATCTGAGGTCGTCCGCGCCGCCCGCGCCACCAGCCGCATTCCCGACGCCCGCGTCACCCAGGTCTTCGACGCCGACGACACCGGACCCATCCCCTACGTCGTCGAGGAGTGGGTGATCGGCTCGTCCCTGGCCGAGCTCCTGGCCCAGGGACCGATGGCCCCCGAGCGCGCCGCGGGCCTCGTGGCCGAGGCCGCGGAGGCCATCGCGGCCGCCCACGCCGGCGGACTCACCCACCTGTGCCTGGCTCCCGACAAGCTCATGTGGAGCAGCGGCGGAGCGGTCAAGGTGATCGGTATCGGTGTCGACGCCGCCCTGCGGGGCGCCGGCGCCGGCAACGCCGCCGCGATCGACGCCCAGGGGCTGGGCGCCCTCCTCTACGCGGGCCTGACCGGGCACTGGCCCGGCGGCGCCCAGTCCGGCCTGCCCGCCGCCCCCCAGGGCCCCGCGGGCACCTACCCTCCCGGGCAGGTCCGCCCGGGGCTGCCCGAGCCCCTGGCCACCATCACGGCCCGCGCCGCGCTGCCGCAGCTGGCGGGCCAGATGGTGCCCGGACCGCCGATCCTCTCTCCGGCCGACCTGTGCACGGCACTGGCCGAGGTCCCCCGGCTCATCCCGCTGCCCGTGGCACCGGCCGAGTCGGCGCCGCCGCCGGAGCACGGCACCTCGCGGCGCACCGGTGAGTTCGACCCCACCGGATCCGGATCCCGCCGTTCCATGCGGGGGTCGACCACGGCCGACACGCGGTCCGAACGCCCGGACCCCTCTCGGATGGACCGCCGCGCCTCCCGTTCACAGGCCTCGCCCAAGCGCTTCCTCATCGGCGTGCTCGCGGTCGTGCTGTTCGTCGGCGTGGTCGCGGGCGCGTGGACCATCGGCGTGAGCCTGCGCCCCACCGATGACACCCCGGTCGACCCCAGCGCGGGCTCCGCCGACGATCCGGCGGACACCGAGGACCTCACCGCGCTCGAGATCGCCCGATCCGACGGGTACGACCCGTTGGGCGACGGCTCCGAGCACGGCGACAACGCGGGTCTCGCCCACGACGGAGACGCGACGACCGACTGGAGCACCGAGGGCTACACGGACCCCCTGGAGATCCAGAAGGAGGGGGTCGGACTCAAGCTGGACCTCGGTGCGAGCCAGGACGTCCACACGGTCCAGCTGACCCTGCCCGAGGCCGACCACGCCGTACAGGTCCGCGTCGGCGACAGTGACGCCGTGAGCGACCCGGCCACACTGGACGAGCACCTTCCCACCGCCTGGGAGGGGAACGTCAACGGCACGGAGACGATCGAGATCGAGGGCGGCGCCACCGGGCAGTACGTCGTCATCTGGTTCACGGAGCTGCCGCAGGTCGGCCCCAAATGGCGTGGAACGATCTACGAGGTCGAGGTGCTCGGCGCCTAG
- the trxA gene encoding thioredoxin produces the protein MSTVKHVTDATFKDDVLASDKPVLVDFWADWCGPCKQMAPVLDKLAEEYGDKIEIVKLNTDENPNTPRDYNVMSLPTMNVYKGGEVVKQIIGAKPKRVLEKDLAEFL, from the coding sequence ATGTCCACCGTCAAGCACGTCACCGACGCCACCTTCAAGGATGACGTCCTGGCCAGCGACAAGCCGGTCCTCGTCGACTTCTGGGCCGACTGGTGCGGCCCCTGCAAGCAGATGGCTCCGGTCCTGGACAAGCTGGCGGAGGAGTACGGCGACAAGATCGAGATCGTCAAGCTGAACACCGACGAGAACCCGAACACCCCGCGCGACTACAACGTCATGTCGCTGCCGACGATGAACGTCTACAAGGGTGGCGAGGTCGTCAAGCAGATCATCGGCGCCAAGCCCAAGCGCGTCCTGGAGAAGGACCTGGCCGAGTTCCTGTAA
- a CDS encoding sensor histidine kinase, with protein sequence MPSQSARQDVVVDALFGFAVFAVVAIAVGADVSDRGDIHLGYALAAVLGALMLVRRRWPVMVLLATSVLIVANYVIDLPTIGLAVPAAAALYSAAERGRSYWAVGTAAALVLVSTGGRLGEGQDPAYLLGYELASTVAIMGAAIALGNVQWQRARAERQRARIALLDGQAREAEAAELMALERTRIARDLHDAVGHHLSVVALHAAVAAEALEDEPADVPVARTELGHVTQASRAGLSELRATVRALRDADPGEERVASLAHLEELVDSVRAAGVDVRVEGAPAPGDLSGMVDATAYRIVQEALTNTLRHARAGRAEVVFQRGEGELEVTVTDDGAAVAVTEQSSGSGLAGMRERVRLVGGTVEAGPRSEGGFGVRAFLPTGGGR encoded by the coding sequence ATGCCAAGCCAGTCCGCACGCCAGGACGTCGTCGTCGACGCCCTGTTCGGGTTCGCCGTCTTCGCCGTGGTGGCCATCGCCGTGGGAGCCGACGTCAGTGACAGGGGCGACATCCACCTCGGGTACGCGCTCGCCGCGGTCCTGGGCGCGCTCATGCTGGTCCGTCGCCGTTGGCCGGTCATGGTCCTGCTCGCCACGTCCGTGCTGATCGTCGCCAACTACGTCATCGACCTGCCGACCATCGGCCTGGCGGTTCCCGCCGCGGCCGCCCTGTACTCCGCGGCCGAGCGGGGCCGCTCGTACTGGGCGGTGGGAACGGCCGCGGCCCTGGTCCTGGTCTCCACCGGCGGGCGGCTGGGGGAGGGCCAGGACCCCGCCTACCTCCTGGGCTACGAGCTGGCCTCCACAGTGGCGATCATGGGCGCGGCCATCGCCCTGGGCAACGTTCAGTGGCAGCGCGCCCGCGCCGAGCGGCAGCGGGCCCGGATCGCGCTCTTGGACGGGCAGGCGCGTGAGGCGGAGGCCGCGGAGCTGATGGCGCTGGAACGGACCAGGATCGCCCGCGACCTGCACGACGCGGTCGGCCACCACCTGTCGGTCGTGGCGCTGCACGCGGCGGTCGCCGCCGAGGCGCTCGAGGACGAGCCCGCCGACGTCCCGGTGGCCCGGACCGAGCTCGGGCACGTCACGCAGGCCTCACGGGCCGGTCTGAGCGAGCTGCGGGCCACCGTGCGGGCCCTGCGGGACGCCGACCCGGGGGAGGAGCGCGTGGCTTCCCTGGCGCACCTGGAGGAGCTCGTCGACTCGGTCCGCGCGGCCGGCGTGGACGTGCGCGTCGAGGGCGCGCCGGCTCCGGGCGACCTGTCCGGGATGGTGGACGCCACCGCCTACCGGATCGTGCAGGAGGCACTGACCAACACGCTGCGCCACGCGCGCGCCGGGCGGGCGGAGGTGGTGTTCCAGCGGGGCGAGGGGGAACTGGAGGTGACGGTGACCGACGACGGCGCGGCCGTGGCGGTGACGGAGCAATCGAGTGGAAGCGGGCTCGCGGGTATGAGGGAACGGGTGCGACTGGTGGGCGGAACGGTGGAGGCGGGGCCGCGGTCCGAGGGCGGGTTCGGCGTGCGGGCCTTCCTGCCGACGGGGGGCGGCCGATGA